In a single window of the Saccharothrix australiensis genome:
- a CDS encoding PadR family transcriptional regulator: MSATRLLVLGMVRGYGRAHGYLIGNDLMSWGAGEWANVKWGSIYHALKQLTRDGCLVDEVVPPARTDYALTAKGEREFQRLLRDALRRPETRPDALAAGLAMLPSLARADAVALLRERLAALEGRREAARKQAAEWDDPSHVRELFGLWEHSADSGVAWTRGLLDRLEAGAYAMAGEPGSPGDPGSWVILKLE; the protein is encoded by the coding sequence ATGTCGGCGACGAGGCTGCTGGTCCTCGGCATGGTGCGCGGCTACGGCCGGGCGCACGGCTACCTGATCGGCAACGACCTGATGTCCTGGGGCGCGGGGGAGTGGGCCAACGTCAAGTGGGGCTCGATCTACCACGCGCTCAAGCAGCTCACCAGGGACGGCTGCCTCGTCGACGAGGTCGTGCCGCCGGCCCGCACCGACTACGCGCTCACCGCCAAGGGCGAGCGGGAGTTCCAGCGGCTGCTGCGCGACGCGCTGCGCCGCCCCGAGACCCGGCCGGACGCGCTCGCCGCCGGGCTGGCCATGCTGCCGTCGCTGGCCCGCGCCGACGCCGTGGCGCTGCTGCGCGAGCGGCTGGCCGCCCTGGAGGGCAGGCGCGAGGCCGCCCGGAAGCAGGCCGCCGAGTGGGACGACCCGTCGCACGTGCGGGAGCTGTTCGGGCTGTGGGAGCACTCGGCGGACAGCGGCGTGGCGTGGACGCGCGGGCTGCTGGACCGGTTGGAGGCGGGCGCGTACGCGATGGCGGGCGAGCCCGGTTCGCCCGGCGACCCCGGAAGCTGGGTTATACTCAAACTTGAGTAA
- a CDS encoding DUF5703 family protein yields the protein MSDGVVDGDWEYRPLRLPAGVSRRTATTQLTLHAEFAGWELSRTLLFGDGSRKVWLRRRRTAAALPGVIT from the coding sequence ATGAGCGATGGGGTGGTCGACGGGGATTGGGAGTACCGGCCGCTGCGGCTGCCGGCCGGTGTCTCCCGTCGCACGGCGACGACGCAGCTGACCCTCCACGCCGAGTTCGCGGGCTGGGAGCTGTCGCGGACGCTGCTGTTCGGCGACGGCTCGCGGAAGGTGTGGTTGCGCCGCAGGCGGACGGCCGCTGCGCTGCCCGGTGTGATCACCTAG
- a CDS encoding GNAT family N-acetyltransferase: MIALRPLDDAGLERLLALAVSDADPSDVMPPGWTPDRPDEFRAFYRGLAGDAFEIVDGDRVVGMTRLTPAGETGLWVARSARGAGVATQAVSRVVEQALWRGLSTVTAETTAGNAPALAVLRRLGAVFETDGDRVRARIEVPAEPSTEHADPARLVHEYLDFYRDKLLRKVAGLSDGELRASRVPSGWTPLTLVKHLAYVELRWFRYTFAGEDVEHPRGNPAVERAEWTVEEGDTIERVRAFYLEQCARAREIAAAADLADRVARWQHETVPPPTLAWVLFHMVQEYARHVGQLDVVRELTDGVTGP, translated from the coding sequence GTGATCGCATTGCGCCCGCTGGACGACGCCGGCCTGGAACGGCTGCTGGCGCTGGCGGTGTCCGACGCGGACCCGTCGGACGTGATGCCGCCCGGCTGGACGCCCGACCGGCCCGACGAGTTCCGCGCCTTCTACCGGGGGCTGGCCGGCGACGCCTTCGAGATCGTCGACGGCGACCGCGTGGTCGGCATGACCCGCCTCACCCCGGCCGGCGAGACCGGCCTGTGGGTGGCCCGCTCGGCGCGCGGCGCGGGCGTCGCCACGCAGGCCGTGTCCCGCGTCGTGGAGCAGGCCCTGTGGCGCGGCCTGTCCACCGTGACCGCCGAGACCACCGCGGGCAACGCGCCCGCGCTGGCCGTGCTCCGGCGGCTGGGCGCGGTGTTCGAGACCGACGGCGACCGGGTGCGCGCGCGGATCGAGGTGCCCGCCGAACCGTCGACCGAGCACGCCGACCCGGCCCGGCTGGTGCACGAGTACCTCGACTTCTACCGCGACAAGCTGCTGCGCAAGGTCGCCGGCCTGTCCGACGGTGAGCTGCGCGCCTCCCGCGTGCCGTCCGGCTGGACACCGCTGACCCTGGTCAAGCACCTGGCCTACGTGGAGCTGCGCTGGTTCCGGTACACCTTCGCGGGCGAGGACGTCGAGCACCCGCGCGGCAACCCGGCGGTCGAGCGCGCCGAGTGGACCGTCGAGGAGGGCGACACCATCGAGCGCGTCCGCGCGTTCTACCTGGAGCAGTGCGCGCGGGCGCGGGAGATCGCCGCCGCCGCCGACCTCGCCGACCGCGTGGCGCGGTGGCAGCACGAGACGGTGCCGCCGCCCACCCTGGCGTGGGTGCTGTTCCACATGGTGCAGGAGTACGCCCGGCACGTGGGCCAGCTCGACGTGGTCCGCGAGCTGACCGACGGCGTCACCGGCCCGTAG
- a CDS encoding DEAD/DEAH box helicase encodes MSNLGGALNTGLERCAVVFEPADPPRLSTVAFHGAELPAERSPHRLVVTRPDGTAHEVAALRLPIGDAVPLLSRARRAAHADPAAAFWGAAVVLALHLVARGRVRPAVTDGDFDAWRLGPLDADDARRVRALADAMPATARAVPLPGRDPLELVDAEPHLRAFLDAVADTMPRGAAAVHAAGAPAFASPEPQRVPHLRDWADQGVRISLRIEGAESLRAVVQVHSLADPAAVVDAADLWAGADRRARADTVVGIRRAARAFPPLERLLDLPVPDEVALLDSDVAHLLRDGAVRLAAAGVDVHWPKDLVRDLSAKAVLGDTGDRPAFFGPGSLTAVNWQLALGGDPLTPEELDRLAEAHRPVVRLRDRWVLVDPELARKARERDLKPVTAIDALGAALTGVTEVDGEQVEVAATGWLDDLRARLALLDTEPVAQPPALRATLRDYQLRGLRWLDRMTSLGLGGCLADDMGLGKTVTLIALHLHRAAGPTLVVCPASLLGNWQREIERFAPGVPVRRYHGPGREVAHEGFVLTTYGTMRLDADRLAEVDWDLVVADEAQHVKNPASDTAKALRRIPATARVALTGTPVENTLTELWAVLDWTTPGLLGDLPRFKARWVKAVEVDRDHAAAARFAALIRPFLLRRRKSDPGVAPELPPKTETDRPVALTHEQAALYEAVVRELMAEVAEADGMARRGRIVKLLTALKQVCNHPAQYLAAVGRESGGAAGRESGTAAGPVLAGRSGKLELLDELLDAILAEGGAVLVFTQYVAMARLIARHLSARGVATQLLHGGTPVAAREEMVRRFQDGGAPVFLLSLKAAGTGLNLTRADHVVHYDRWWNPAVEDQATDRAHRIGQTRPVQVHRLIAEGTVEDRIARMLRAKRDLADAVLTRGEAALTELTDDELADLVELRSGT; translated from the coding sequence TTGAGTAACCTAGGGGGAGCGCTGAACACAGGTCTCGAACGGTGCGCGGTCGTCTTCGAACCGGCCGACCCGCCGCGGCTGTCGACCGTGGCCTTCCACGGCGCGGAACTGCCGGCGGAGCGGTCACCGCACCGGCTCGTCGTCACCCGGCCCGACGGCACGGCGCACGAGGTCGCCGCGCTGCGGCTGCCGATCGGCGACGCCGTGCCGCTGCTGTCCAGGGCGCGCCGCGCCGCGCACGCCGACCCGGCCGCCGCGTTCTGGGGCGCGGCCGTCGTGCTGGCCCTGCACCTGGTCGCGCGCGGCCGGGTGCGGCCCGCCGTCACCGACGGCGACTTCGACGCCTGGCGGCTCGGGCCGCTGGACGCCGACGACGCCCGGCGCGTCCGCGCGCTGGCCGACGCCATGCCCGCCACCGCCCGCGCCGTGCCGCTGCCCGGCCGCGACCCGCTGGAACTGGTGGACGCCGAACCCCACCTGCGGGCCTTCCTCGACGCCGTCGCCGACACCATGCCGCGCGGCGCGGCGGCCGTGCACGCCGCCGGCGCGCCCGCGTTCGCCTCGCCCGAGCCGCAGCGGGTGCCGCACCTGCGCGACTGGGCCGACCAGGGCGTGCGGATCTCGCTGCGGATCGAGGGCGCGGAGTCGCTGCGCGCCGTCGTCCAGGTGCACAGCCTCGCCGACCCGGCCGCCGTCGTCGACGCCGCGGACCTGTGGGCGGGCGCCGACCGCCGGGCACGGGCCGACACCGTGGTCGGCATCCGCCGCGCCGCCCGCGCGTTCCCGCCGCTGGAGCGGCTGCTCGACCTGCCCGTGCCCGACGAGGTGGCGCTGCTGGACTCCGACGTGGCGCACCTGCTGCGCGACGGCGCGGTGCGGCTCGCCGCGGCGGGCGTCGACGTCCACTGGCCCAAGGACCTGGTGCGCGACCTGTCGGCCAAGGCCGTCCTCGGCGACACCGGCGACCGGCCCGCGTTCTTCGGCCCCGGCTCGCTCACCGCGGTGAACTGGCAGCTCGCGCTGGGCGGTGACCCGCTCACCCCCGAGGAGCTGGACCGGCTCGCCGAGGCGCACCGCCCGGTCGTGCGGCTGCGCGACCGGTGGGTCCTGGTCGACCCCGAACTCGCCCGCAAGGCGCGCGAACGCGACCTCAAGCCCGTCACCGCCATCGACGCCCTCGGCGCGGCCCTGACCGGCGTCACCGAGGTCGACGGCGAACAGGTCGAGGTCGCCGCCACCGGCTGGCTCGACGACCTGCGCGCCAGGCTCGCCCTGCTCGACACCGAACCCGTCGCGCAGCCGCCCGCCCTGCGCGCCACCCTGCGCGACTACCAGCTGCGCGGCCTGCGCTGGCTCGACCGGATGACCTCGCTCGGCCTCGGCGGCTGCCTCGCCGACGACATGGGCCTGGGCAAGACCGTCACCCTGATCGCCCTGCACCTGCACCGCGCCGCCGGACCCACCCTGGTGGTGTGCCCGGCGTCGCTGCTGGGCAACTGGCAGCGCGAGATCGAGCGGTTCGCGCCCGGCGTCCCCGTCCGCCGCTACCACGGCCCCGGCCGCGAGGTCGCCCACGAGGGCTTCGTGCTCACCACCTACGGCACCATGCGGCTGGACGCCGACCGGCTCGCCGAGGTCGACTGGGACCTGGTGGTCGCCGACGAGGCCCAGCACGTCAAGAACCCCGCGTCCGACACCGCCAAGGCGCTGCGCCGCATCCCCGCCACCGCCCGCGTCGCCCTCACCGGCACCCCGGTGGAGAACACCCTCACCGAGCTGTGGGCCGTGCTCGACTGGACCACACCCGGCCTGCTGGGCGACCTGCCCCGGTTCAAGGCGCGCTGGGTCAAGGCCGTCGAGGTCGACCGCGACCACGCCGCCGCCGCCCGGTTCGCCGCGCTGATCAGGCCGTTCCTGCTGCGCCGCCGCAAGTCCGACCCCGGCGTCGCGCCCGAGCTGCCGCCCAAGACCGAGACCGACCGGCCCGTGGCGCTCACCCACGAGCAGGCCGCCCTGTACGAGGCGGTCGTCCGCGAACTCATGGCCGAGGTCGCCGAGGCCGACGGCATGGCCCGTCGCGGCCGGATCGTCAAGCTGCTCACCGCCCTCAAGCAGGTGTGCAACCACCCGGCCCAGTACCTCGCCGCGGTGGGCCGCGAATCGGGCGGAGCGGCGGGCCGCGAATCGGGCACCGCGGCGGGCCCGGTCCTCGCCGGCCGCTCCGGCAAGCTGGAGCTGCTCGACGAGCTGCTCGACGCGATCCTCGCCGAGGGCGGCGCGGTGCTGGTGTTCACCCAGTACGTCGCGATGGCCCGGCTGATCGCCCGGCACCTGTCCGCCCGCGGCGTCGCCACCCAGCTCCTGCACGGCGGCACGCCGGTCGCGGCCCGCGAGGAGATGGTGCGGCGCTTCCAGGACGGCGGCGCGCCGGTGTTCCTGCTCTCCCTCAAGGCCGCCGGCACCGGCCTCAACCTCACCCGCGCCGACCACGTCGTGCACTACGACCGCTGGTGGAACCCGGCCGTGGAGGACCAGGCCACCGACCGCGCCCACCGCATCGGCCAGACCCGGCCGGTGCAGGTGCACCGGCTCATCGCCGAGGGGACCGTCGAGGACCGCATCGCGCGGATGCTGCGCGCCAAGCGCGACCTCGCCGACGCCGTCCTCACCCGCGGCGAGGCCGCGCTCACCGAGCTGACCGACGACGAACTGGCCGACCTGGTCGAGCTGAGGAGCGGCACGTGA
- a CDS encoding putative protein N(5)-glutamine methyltransferase, whose translation MAVDVSLSPGVVARLRAAGCVFAEEEAALLVEAAATPEALGALVERRVAGLPLEQVLGWAEFRGLRIAVDPGVFVPRLRTGFLVERALPLVRAGAVVVDLCCGTGAVGAALAAAAGVEPYAADVDPAAVRCARRNLDPARVFEGDLYAALPASLRGRVDVVVANAPYVPTAAIATMPPEARDHEPLVALDGGRDGLDVQRRVIDGAPAWLAPGGALLVETGERQAPHTLAAFERVGFTAAVARSAEVDGTVVVGVLPGATGR comes from the coding sequence TTGGCTGTCGATGTGTCGTTGTCGCCCGGTGTCGTCGCGCGCCTGAGGGCCGCGGGCTGCGTGTTCGCCGAGGAGGAGGCCGCGCTGCTGGTCGAGGCGGCGGCCACGCCCGAGGCGCTGGGCGCGCTGGTCGAGCGCCGGGTGGCGGGGCTGCCGCTGGAGCAGGTGCTGGGGTGGGCGGAGTTCCGGGGGCTGCGGATCGCGGTCGACCCCGGTGTGTTCGTGCCGCGCCTGCGCACCGGGTTCCTGGTGGAGCGGGCGTTGCCGCTGGTGCGCGCGGGCGCGGTGGTGGTGGACCTGTGCTGCGGCACGGGCGCGGTGGGCGCGGCGCTGGCCGCGGCGGCGGGCGTCGAGCCGTACGCGGCGGACGTGGACCCGGCGGCCGTGCGGTGCGCGCGGCGCAACCTGGACCCGGCTCGGGTGTTCGAGGGCGACCTGTACGCCGCGCTGCCCGCGTCGTTGCGCGGGCGGGTGGACGTGGTGGTGGCCAACGCGCCCTACGTGCCGACCGCGGCGATCGCCACGATGCCGCCCGAGGCGCGCGACCACGAGCCGCTGGTGGCCCTGGACGGCGGCCGGGACGGGCTCGACGTCCAGCGCCGGGTGATCGACGGCGCGCCCGCGTGGCTGGCGCCCGGCGGCGCGCTGCTGGTGGAGACCGGCGAGCGCCAGGCGCCGCACACCCTCGCCGCGTTCGAGCGCGTCGGGTTCACCGCGGCGGTGGCGCGCTCGGCCGAGGTGGACGGGACCGTGGTCGTCGGGGTCCTGCCCGGCGCTACGGGCCGGTGA
- a CDS encoding winged helix DNA-binding domain-containing protein, with protein MTPAVITDDQRRARLGARHLLAAPAATPEEVADAVVALHATDPATVFLSAFARLAEPSVAAVETALYEDRSLVRLLAMRRTMFVVTAKSAPVVDAAAARPIAVRERARLLEHLADGVGWDEARLAEVERAVLAAVRARGEATAVELGREVPALLERVAVAGGTAQNVASRVLRVLAADGWISRSRPRGTWTSSQYRWAPSTPWPELDAARARAELVRRWLAACGPGTEADLKWWTGWSLGAVRAALAAVDAVAVPLEGGVGHVLPDDLADVPAPAPWVALLPALDPTPMGWRDRDWYLPAALRPALFDRSGNVGPTVWADGAVVGGWAQRADGRIAWRPLVDLGAGTRAAVDRAAERLGDLLAGARVVPRFRTPLEKELVK; from the coding sequence GTGACCCCCGCCGTGATCACCGACGACCAGCGCCGCGCCCGGCTGGGCGCGCGGCACCTCCTCGCCGCGCCCGCCGCGACCCCGGAGGAGGTCGCCGACGCCGTGGTCGCCCTGCACGCCACGGACCCGGCCACGGTGTTCCTCTCCGCGTTCGCCCGCCTGGCCGAGCCGTCGGTGGCGGCGGTCGAGACCGCGCTCTACGAGGACCGGTCGCTGGTGCGGCTGCTGGCCATGCGCCGCACCATGTTCGTCGTCACCGCGAAGTCCGCGCCCGTGGTGGACGCCGCGGCGGCCCGGCCGATCGCCGTGCGGGAACGCGCCAGGCTGCTGGAGCACCTCGCCGACGGCGTGGGCTGGGACGAGGCGCGGCTGGCCGAGGTCGAGCGGGCGGTCCTGGCGGCGGTGCGGGCCCGCGGCGAGGCGACGGCGGTCGAGCTGGGCCGGGAGGTCCCGGCGCTGCTGGAGCGGGTCGCGGTGGCCGGCGGCACCGCGCAGAACGTCGCGAGCCGCGTCCTGCGGGTGCTGGCGGCCGACGGGTGGATCAGCCGGTCCCGGCCGCGCGGCACCTGGACCAGCAGCCAGTACCGGTGGGCGCCGTCGACGCCGTGGCCGGAGCTGGACGCCGCGCGGGCGCGGGCCGAGCTGGTGCGGCGGTGGCTCGCGGCCTGCGGCCCCGGCACGGAGGCCGACCTGAAGTGGTGGACCGGCTGGTCGCTCGGCGCGGTGCGCGCGGCGCTGGCCGCCGTCGACGCCGTCGCCGTCCCGCTGGAGGGCGGCGTCGGCCACGTGCTGCCCGACGACCTGGCCGACGTGCCCGCGCCCGCGCCGTGGGTGGCGCTGCTGCCCGCCCTGGACCCGACGCCGATGGGTTGGCGCGACCGCGACTGGTACCTGCCCGCCGCGCTGCGCCCGGCGCTGTTCGACCGCTCGGGCAACGTCGGCCCCACCGTGTGGGCCGACGGCGCGGTGGTCGGCGGGTGGGCGCAGCGCGCCGACGGCCGCATCGCGTGGCGACCGCTGGTGGACCTCGGCGCGGGGACGAGGGCCGCGGTCGACCGCGCGGCGGAACGGCTGGGCGACCTGCTCGCCGGCGCACGGGTGGTCCCGAGGTTCCGCACCCCGCTGGAGAAGGAGCTGGTGAAGTGA
- a CDS encoding YncE family protein, whose amino-acid sequence MRRLAAAVLTGTALLSGSLSGCSAGEDSGDPLQIATTLEPARPAVSPPQSGSPAGVVVPLGAATAVAVAGDRVAVAVAEPPSVLLYPLDAQGPPLVAPLPGVAERLTAVGDALEAPVPGSGVVVTVRPDGSTAERKVDGGPVDVAVAAGRTLVARRDARLVDVGDRAVTGVSSPDRVVVADGHAVVLDRPRSAVFDVVADDPEGPRLGAGLRAGDGATSIVADRFGRVLAVDTRGGELMAFSVAPLIMRQRYPVPGAPYGLAYDERRDLVWVTLTELNQVVAFDVAGGEPVERHRFATVGQPDSVAVDPGSGRVFVASGNGQGMQVIGT is encoded by the coding sequence TTGCGCCGACTGGCCGCGGCAGTGCTCACCGGTACCGCGTTGCTCTCGGGGTCGCTCTCGGGCTGCTCGGCCGGGGAGGACTCCGGTGACCCGCTCCAGATAGCCACGACGCTGGAGCCGGCCCGGCCGGCGGTGTCGCCGCCGCAGTCCGGTTCACCCGCCGGCGTGGTCGTGCCGCTGGGCGCGGCCACCGCGGTGGCCGTGGCGGGCGACCGGGTCGCGGTCGCGGTCGCCGAGCCGCCGTCGGTGCTGCTCTACCCGCTGGACGCGCAGGGCCCGCCGCTGGTGGCGCCGCTGCCGGGGGTGGCGGAGCGGCTGACGGCGGTGGGCGACGCGCTGGAGGCCCCGGTGCCGGGCAGCGGGGTCGTGGTGACCGTGCGGCCGGACGGGTCGACCGCCGAGCGGAAGGTCGACGGCGGCCCGGTGGACGTGGCCGTGGCGGCCGGGCGGACGCTGGTGGCGCGCCGCGACGCGCGGCTGGTGGACGTGGGCGACCGGGCCGTGACCGGGGTGTCCAGCCCGGACCGGGTGGTGGTGGCGGACGGGCACGCGGTGGTGCTGGACCGGCCGCGCAGCGCGGTGTTCGACGTGGTGGCGGACGACCCGGAGGGGCCTCGGCTGGGCGCGGGCCTGCGGGCGGGCGACGGCGCGACCTCGATCGTGGCCGACCGGTTCGGGCGCGTGCTGGCGGTGGACACGCGCGGCGGCGAGCTGATGGCGTTCTCGGTGGCCCCGCTGATCATGCGGCAGCGCTACCCGGTGCCGGGCGCGCCCTACGGGCTGGCCTACGACGAGCGGCGCGACCTGGTGTGGGTCACGCTCACGGAGCTGAACCAGGTGGTGGCGTTCGACGTGGCGGGCGGGGAGCCCGTGGAGCGGCACCGGTTCGCCACGGTCGGCCAGCCGGACTCGGTGGCGGTTGATCCAGGCAGCGGGCGCGTGTTCGTCGCGTCCGGGAACGGCCAAGGGATGCAGGTGATCGGGACATGA
- a CDS encoding SWIM zinc finger family protein gives MTERVKGFPAFGKGVRHARSWWGRAWLQAVEDTSLDQAPLRQGRKYAHAGLVGTITVSPGLLSAAVHDTDDIHRTTVRLTPFTDAEWRRLLDQVAAKTGHLAALFDGEVPRELAEAADDAGVRLLPGIGDLDPDCTCPGWELPCRHAAALCHQASWLLDADPWVLLLLRGRAQAEVVAGARPRTGVLAADAHARPPVELPEDPPPAEPGPPPEFDPAPGLDVAVLALLVADAADKARELLRTGELPALDERADRVRLAAAHPALADRLGAGDHEIAAWRQGGPAGLAVLDDAWTPAGADAARARAAWAGGELPAAKVWRNRWTVRDRQLRYGRDGRWYPYRYRAGRWRPAGTADRDPAAAFAELA, from the coding sequence GTGACCGAGCGCGTCAAGGGCTTCCCGGCCTTCGGCAAGGGCGTCCGCCACGCCCGCAGCTGGTGGGGCCGCGCCTGGTTGCAGGCCGTGGAGGACACCTCCCTGGACCAGGCGCCGCTGCGGCAGGGCCGCAAGTACGCCCACGCCGGGCTGGTCGGCACCATCACGGTCAGCCCGGGGCTGCTGTCCGCCGCCGTCCACGACACCGACGACATCCACCGGACGACCGTGCGGCTCACGCCGTTCACCGACGCCGAGTGGCGGCGGCTGCTCGACCAGGTCGCCGCCAAGACCGGCCACCTCGCCGCCCTGTTCGACGGCGAGGTGCCGCGCGAGCTGGCCGAGGCCGCCGACGACGCGGGCGTGCGGCTGCTGCCCGGCATCGGCGACCTCGACCCGGACTGCACCTGCCCCGGCTGGGAACTGCCCTGCCGGCACGCCGCCGCGCTGTGCCACCAGGCGTCCTGGCTGCTCGACGCCGACCCGTGGGTGCTGCTCCTGCTGCGCGGGCGGGCGCAGGCCGAGGTCGTCGCCGGCGCGCGCCCGAGGACCGGCGTCCTCGCCGCCGACGCCCACGCCCGGCCGCCCGTCGAGCTGCCCGAGGACCCGCCGCCCGCCGAACCGGGGCCGCCGCCGGAGTTCGACCCCGCGCCCGGCCTGGACGTGGCCGTGCTGGCGCTGCTGGTCGCCGACGCGGCGGACAAGGCGCGGGAGCTGCTGCGCACCGGCGAGCTGCCCGCGCTGGACGAGCGGGCCGACCGCGTCCGGCTGGCCGCCGCGCACCCCGCGCTCGCCGACCGGCTCGGCGCGGGCGACCACGAGATCGCCGCGTGGCGGCAGGGCGGACCGGCCGGGCTGGCGGTGCTCGACGACGCCTGGACACCGGCGGGCGCCGACGCCGCCCGCGCCCGCGCCGCCTGGGCGGGCGGCGAACTGCCCGCCGCGAAGGTCTGGCGCAACCGGTGGACCGTGCGCGACCGGCAGCTGCGTTACGGCCGGGACGGCCGCTGGTACCCCTACCGGTACCGCGCGGGGCGGTGGCGGCCCGCGGGCACCGCCGACCGCGACCCCGCGGCCGCGTTCGCGGAACTCGCCTGA
- a CDS encoding TetR/AcrR family transcriptional regulator: MVVYAGQGDARRSMSLLWRTAETGPEPRPGPRPGLTVDAIVAAAVAVADEHGMAALSMRAVGERLGRTAMALYTYVPSKAELIDLMYDEVLGELPGDYPAEGGWRSALTAWAHDLRAFYLRHPWVLQVSQARPVLGPNEFTMLETLLRIVRDTGLERSVLRGVVGAVSQFVRGMAAVIADARQAARETGMSDEEWWFTRSPLLEEYSERFAERFPLSTWLGEEGPPPVDDECVPYLERDAAWNFAVGLGVLLDGVEATIARTVG; the protein is encoded by the coding sequence GTGGTGGTGTACGCCGGGCAGGGCGACGCGCGCCGGTCCATGTCGCTGCTGTGGCGCACCGCCGAGACGGGGCCGGAGCCCAGGCCGGGACCCCGGCCCGGCCTCACGGTCGACGCGATCGTGGCCGCGGCGGTCGCGGTGGCCGACGAGCACGGCATGGCGGCGCTGTCGATGCGGGCGGTGGGCGAGCGCCTGGGCCGCACCGCGATGGCGCTCTACACCTACGTGCCGAGCAAGGCCGAGCTGATCGACCTGATGTACGACGAGGTGCTGGGCGAGCTGCCCGGCGACTACCCGGCGGAGGGCGGCTGGCGGTCGGCGCTCACGGCGTGGGCGCACGACCTGCGCGCGTTCTACCTGCGGCACCCGTGGGTGTTGCAGGTGTCGCAGGCGCGGCCGGTGCTGGGGCCCAACGAGTTCACCATGCTGGAGACGCTGCTGCGGATCGTGCGCGACACGGGCCTGGAGCGGTCGGTGCTGCGGGGCGTGGTCGGCGCGGTGTCGCAGTTCGTGCGCGGCATGGCGGCGGTGATCGCGGACGCGCGGCAGGCCGCGCGCGAGACCGGGATGTCCGACGAGGAGTGGTGGTTCACCCGGTCGCCGCTGCTGGAGGAGTACTCCGAGCGGTTCGCGGAGCGGTTCCCGCTGTCGACGTGGTTGGGGGAGGAGGGTCCGCCGCCGGTCGACGACGAGTGCGTGCCCTACCTGGAGCGCGACGCCGCGTGGAACTTCGCGGTGGGCCTGGGGGTGCTGCTGGACGGCGTCGAGGCCACGATCGCCCGGACGGTGGGGTAG